GATCGCGATCCGCCAAGCAccgagagctgctgctgcagcggtggggagaagagggcgatCGAGGAAGAGGCGCGCATGGGCGGAATGCACATATTTAACAGGTCGccctccgctgcctcctcgcTGGGGGTCAAGTCCGCGGCCGTGTACAACTTCGATACGTAAGGCGGCCTGTCCTCTCGCTTCAGTGCGCGAATGGCTGTGATACCCAACCTCGCGTCGTCGTGCACCGActgcagtggtggtggcggcggcggcgtcctgAGAGACCCGACTCGGCGCACTAAAGCGGCCCGCTCCGCCCACCACTCTCGGGCCAGCGCTTCCCGCGTGACACTCTCTACCGCAACGATCCAGCAGATGCACTGCACCGTCCACTCCGACTCGTACTCCTGTCGCATTCTAATGTGTACCGCGATGAAGTGCTCCTTGGCGAGGTTCAGCGAAAACCGCTGATGCTGATATGTGTACATGGCCCTCAGGGACACGCGCACCTCGGCCTCACGGATGATCAGCTGTCGCAGTCGGCTGCGGTCCGTCCCGCTGCGGCCCCGACGCTCCGACCGCCGGCCAAGGCAGTCGAACGACGGCGGCTCCCACTCGCTCGTCAAGTCCAGCTCCGAGTACGTGTGCACGTCACCTGCGAAGCTCTGCGTTGGTTGGCTCACCTCCACCAGTGAGCTCTGCCCCTCACCGTCAAGACGGGCGCCGATGCCGTCCTCAGCCTTGTCGTCCACGTCGCCGTTCGCGAGAAGCGATGAGGACGAGGAAGCGGAGATGTAAAATAGGTCAGGCAGGAGCAGGTcagggctgctgccgttggcGCCGTGCTGTAGCGTGGCTTTGAAGGGCAGGTCCTGGTCATGTGCGGGGGCGGCGTGAGTGGCGGAATCGCGGAGCTTCCGAGGGGTGGCCGAGGAAACGGCATTGACGACGGTTCCGCGGAGAGGAGCGCTGTCGGTGTCACCTCGGTCCTTCGACTGGAGTATCTTGGCCAAGAACGACGACGCGGACTCGAGCCTACTACTCCGCTTAAGCGCTGCTTGTTCGGTCTTGGTGGTGCTTCTTGTTGAGCCCCGCCACCCTCTGCGATGTGACGGTGGTGAAAGTGGTGTGGAAGAAACCGTGCCATTGCTGGAGGCCGTGCCTGCCTCTGAGGCGAccccgcagcagcctcccATTCACCCTCCGAGGAAACGTGCAAGTGTTTCCTGTATCGGCGCCTATGAGACGGTGGGTGTCTAGGGGAGCACAGCCGCTCACAGTAAAAGGATATGATGCCTTCGACAGAATTCTTCACAACGACTGCGGCACCGAGGACACAAAGACACCGACACACCGCGTCTTGCGGCAACGGTGAGGAGCagggggtagggggggggtcgaTTGTTCAGACGTagtctcctccctccctcccaactctacctcctctttcttcgcTGCTGGGCACGCCCCCGTGAGCGTCTGTGTGAGCGCGTGTAGGGGTCggtctgcgtgtgtgggcgtaCGTGCTcgaaagagcgagagatgaCGGGAGATGAGAGTGGCGGCGTGAAGGTACACAAaatcacgcacacacacgtgcgtaTAACTATATCTATAGAGATGGATAGAtgggtgtgtatgcgtgtatgtgtgtatgtctatgcatcgatatatatatatatatatatatgggaATGCTTGTGAGTGTATATGGTGGAAGTGGGGGAGAGGAATGGAGGAGGCACCTGTCTGCCAAGAGGGGATGTCAACACCGCATGCACGGAAGCAGATGCAggcctctctcccctcttcctccgtcggtttcgcacacgcacgtacgcacACGACAAGGCACAGCGAGATCGGTAGAGGGTACCGGCGACCCCTCGTTGCCTCTCCCAAGCCGAACACCGCAGAGAAAATAGCGTGCAAGCCCGTTGCTAAACCGTCGCTCCAGCCTTCGAGCGGCGCGCCCACACGGCGGCTGAGAAAGACAAGCGGAGGCGttcgacgacgccgctgaTGCGTGGCAAGGACGTACGCAGATACACGGCAGAGGGAGTAGTAGGGTTGAGATCGGAAGAAGAAGGAAAGGTAAGTTGAGCAATGAGCGGACCAGCAGGCGCGCAGCGAGCAACGAGAAACCTGGAAGGGCCAGCGCGCG
Above is a window of Leishmania major strain Friedlin complete genome, chromosome 1 DNA encoding:
- a CDS encoding conserved hypothetical protein (previous protein_id=AAC24627.1), which gives rise to MGGCCGVASEAGTASSNGTVSSTPLSPPSHRRGWRGSTRSTTKTEQAALKRSSRLESASSFLAKILQSKDRGDTDSAPLRGTVVNAVSSATPRKLRDSATHAAPAHDQDLPFKATLQHGANGSSPDLLLPDLFYISASSSSSLLANGDVDDKAEDGIGARLDGEGQSSLVEVSQPTQSFAGDVHTYSELDLTSEWEPPSFDCLGRRSERRGRSGTDRSRLRQLIIREAEVRVSLRAMYTYQHQRFSLNLAKEHFIAVHIRMRQEYESEWTVQCICWIVAVESVTREALAREWWAERAALVRRVGSLRTPPPPPPLQSVHDDARLGITAIRALKREDRPPYVSKLYTAADLTPSEEAAEGDLLNMCIPPMRASSSIALFSPPLQQQLSVLGGSRSASAGVSRGLRSVPRVRAPHASSFVSSPASVFYSPEPTQRVAAAQQAQKSRLVRGRSMAVTEALL